A stretch of DNA from Spirosoma endbachense:
TCTATACGATGTTACCGGGTCTTTTGTTGCATCAGCGCCAGTATTTATACTTAACGCTGATGCTGGTTTGTCGGCCCTTACAGCAGGGCTGGTCCGTTCAGAAGCTGCCTTTTCTGCTGCCACTCTCGGTGTTGAACCGGCGACTGTAGAAGACGCTTCTGCTCCTTCCGGCTTTATTACCACAGATTCGTCATCTGCTGATTGGGCGGCATCGGTCTGCGGGGTTTGCTTCGGATTAAGCGTTGGAGCTGTATTGCGTTTCGCAACACGTTCTGCAACAGATTTCCCACCGCCAGGGCGATCTTTCTGGTAAACATACCACACTCCACTCATCAATAATAACAGCAGAAGAGGCAATCCCCAGGGCAACCATTTTTTCCATAAAGTGGCCCGGTCGCGATCATCTAGTTTATCCTTCATGGCCTCCCAGGCCGCTGGATCATAAGGGGTATCGGACTCTTCAGTCGATTTTCTGAAGAGTCCGTCCAATTGGTCATCGGTTAGCTCTTGCATACTCATCGTAATTAAAGTGCTTCAATAATTGGCGTAGATTCTCCCGTGCTCGTGCCAGATTTGACTTCGAAGCGCCGACTGAGATACCAAGCTGAGCAGCAATTTCGTCATGCGTAAATCCGTCGATCACATATAAATTAAATACTAATCGGTAAGCGGGCGACAACCGCTGAATCAGGCTCATCAATTCTTCATGAGCCAGCTGACTATATGCATCCGACGAGTCCGTCACGGCAATTTGATCGGCCTGATCAACGTCTTCATGGTAAAAATGTCGCACTTCCTGCCGGTAGTGATCTACCGCAGTATTAATCAATATGCGTCGTAACCAGCCTTTAAAAGGCTGAGTCGGTTCATACTGATCCAATCGAGTAAATACTTTCAAAAAACCATCGTTCAATACCTCCAACGCTCCTTCACGAGTGGGCGCATACCTCAGGCAAACGCTCATAGCATAGCCATAGAATTGCCGGTAAAGCAATTCCTGACTGCGCCGGTGGTTGCGGAGGCAACCAGCCAGCAGTTCGGGCAGTGCAGGTATGTTCGACGCGTTGGACAAAGTTTAAGCTTACATTTTGGGTTTACGCCGGGCCGCCGAAGCGGTTTTGGGTTTACGGTATGGTACTATCCGAGAACCCAAACTAAGGCAACAATCAACTATTCGGCGCTACAGGTGATGTTGCATTCACTACTGGCCAAACGCCAGGCTTTGGAAAACTTACTCCTTTTGTACTGCCTCGCTGACCCTGGTCGGCACCAAAATAATAGAGGGGCCAGCCCTTATAGGTCAGTTGTGTTTTTCCATAAGAAGTTATAGTCGTAAAATCAGTCTTTGCGAGTGCCGAAGGAATTTCGCCAATCGTAGCCGACGTTTCAAATATGGGCCAGGTAGCATTATTGCTCAAATCGGCCTTGGTATATTTGTTTACGTTCTTTTTATCACTGGCAAATGCATAGAGTGTACGGCCAAGACTGTCAGTCAAAAACAGCGAATTTCCCGTACCTTCTTTTGTATCAAATGTATAACTTTTGCCATCACTTCCGACCAGCTGCCGTGAGGCAAGCATGACGGTATAATTAGTTTTGGCTACCATCCAGACGTTTCCAACATTCTCACCGGCAACATCGCCTGCTTTGGCATCATTTTTAAAATAATAAAGTGGCCAGCCTTTGAAGGTTGTTTGTTTGGCCCCATCGGCACGGGTAATCGTTGCAAAGTCAGTAGCTTTCAGTCCACTGGCCAGTGTAGGCGTTTCTTTATAATACACGGGCCAGTTATCCTTACAGGCTCCCGAGCAATTAGCGTCACCGGCAGCATCTGCAGCAAAGAAATAGAGCGTTTTACCTCCTTCACCGGTTAGTACCTTGCCGAGTGTAGTTGTTCCCAATCCCAGATCAGGCTCGGTAGCAGGGGTGTTGTCGTCTTTGCTACAACCAAACAAGGCAACTACCACTAAAGCCGTTAGGGCCAACAGGCGACTACTGTAAACGGATGATTTCATTGTATCAACTGTGTTATAAGATGAGAAATAGAACAGTTGAACCGGTTCAGTCGTCAATACGGAACGGTTGAAAAAAGGGTTGCGTTGGGTTTGAAAAATAAATACAAAGACTTCATTTTCTGGCCAAATTCACGTAAAATTGACCGTAAATAACAACCCACTATGACTGATCACGAGCGCATTGATGAATTGGAACGTAAGGTTGCTCTCTTGCAGGCCAAACAGGAAGAGCAGACAACCCGCCTGAATCAAGTAGTGTCGCGTCTGACTTTTCTGGAAGCCCGACAGTATCGGCTCATGAAGGAATTGGGAATTGAACCAACAGCGCTTGAAAGCCCCACCGTTGCCCAAACGGACGCCCAGGAAATCCTGCGGACGATTCCTGTTCACCGATTGAATTAAATCCAGTAAGACCGGGCATTTCTCACCAAAAGACTTTATAAGCCCGGTTGCTCGTTATAGTCCAGTATGAAATCCGCTTCTTTGCGTACACTTCTTAGTATTGCGGCCCTCGTTGCCATTAATACCTTATCGGCATTTGTCTTTTTCCGGCTTGATCTGACGCAGGAAAAACGATACACCTTATCTACTGCGACCCAAACCCTGCTGGCTAACCTGCCCGACGACGTTCATGTAGACGTTTACCTGACCGGCGATCTTCCTCCTGCCTTCAAACGGCTCGAAAATGCGGTTCGCGAAACGCTCGACGAATTTCAGGCTGAAGCCGCAAAAAAGATCACCTATCGATTCATCGACCCAGACGGCATGATCAGCGTCGAAGAAAAGAATAAACTGATTGACAAGCTCCAGCAACGGGGCCTGTTACCAACCAATCTGGTGGCTAATGAAGGTGGAAAGCGTACCGAAAAACTGGTATTTCCGGGCGTCGTTGTCTCCTATAAAGGAAAAGAAGCCGGGGTGCTGTTGCTGAAAGGAAACAAAACGGCCTCTAAAGAAGAGCAGTTGAATCAGTCGTATGAAGGTGTTGAGTTTCAGCTGGCTACCGCGATTCGAAAACTAACCCAGACAGAAGGCAACCGGCGAAGCGTTGGGCTACTTTACGGGCATACGCAGGTTCCGCCCTCACGTTTCGCTGATTTGCTGGCTTCTGTCCAGGAAAACTACGACCTGTTTTTCATCGATATGACTAAACCAGGCCCCATTGCGGGACTGGACGCGGTGCTGGTTCCGAAACCCGATCGGCCTTTTTCGGAAGACGAAATCTTTAAACTCGATCAGTTTGTCGTGAAAGGTGGTCGGGCTTTGTTTTTCGTGGATGGACAACGCGTAGACAGCGTAAACAACGAAGGCACTTATGCTCAACCGATTAACCTCGGCCTCGATGACCTGTTTTTTCGGTGGGGTGTTCGCGTTAACCGCGACGTTGTGAAAGATTTTTACTGTGCTCCCATTCCGCTCAATGTCGGCAATATTGGTGACAAACCTAATGTTCAGCTGGTTCCCTGGCGATTCTATCCGCTGCTCAACAATTTTGGCACGAGCGGCAACCCGATCGTACGCAATCTCGATGCTGTGCTCGGTCGATTTATCAGCACACTCGACACCGTGCAATCGGCAGGTATTCAAAAAATTCCGCTCCTGCTGACATCCCAGTACACCAAAATTCTGAAAGCGCCTGCTTTAATCTCGTACAACGAAGCTCGTCAACAGCCCGATCCGAAGACCTATAACGACGGTGTTCGGATCATTGGCTGTTTGCTCGAAGGAAAATTCCAATCGTTGTTTACGAACCGGATTCTACCGGGCGATGCGCGTGCCAATGGTTTCCAGGCGGTCGGTGTACCCTCTCGGGTGCTGGTCTGCTCAGATGGCGACATGATTGTCAACGATGTTGATTTTAAGCGGAATGCGCCTTATCCGTTAGGTTTCGACAGGTTCACCCGCAACACATTTGCCAACAAAGATTTTGTCCTTAACGCGATTGATTACCTGGTTGATCCGAATGGTGTTATTGCCGCCCGTGCACACACCGTCATGCTCCGTCCGTTAGACAAAATTCGCGTTAATGCCAACCGCACTGGCTGGCAGGCCCTCAATTTACTCGGCCCATTGGCATTGGTTGGATTAGTCGGTGCAGTCTGGCAAGTAGCGCGGAAGAGAAAGTATGGACGTTAAGCGAAGCCGGGCAATCAACCGTTTTTGCATTATTAAGCGTAATTTCACCTGATAATCAACTTATGCAGATGAAAACTCAAGATCAATCAACAACGGCACAAACAGCACATGAGCGAGCCGTAGCGATTATAGAACGGCTCATTGCTGATAAACGGCAGGCTGAAAAAGACATCGTTGAAAACTTCCATACCGACCCAATGATTCAGGCAGCTGTTGCCAAACTTAGAGAAGAAAATGAGCGAAGAGGAACGCCCATCGTCCAGCTATAATTTTAATTTTGCGGGAGGTAGTCAAAACATTTATTTCTTCGCTACCCTACAAAACATTATCTATGAGGTCCAGTTTAAACCAACACACCCTATCTGTTTGGTGAGGGGTTTGTATTAGCCGACGAAATCGTTGTGCTGGTTATCAAAGTCGCTGATAATCCGACTAACCGACGCCCTCCGCTTGACTCGCTTATTGCGCCAACAGTGGCTGCTATTATTAACGACTTTTATCAAAAAAGCAGCCTGACAATCACAATTTTCATTTGCGACACAGCTGACCGGAAACACGAAGCCCGCTGGAGGAAATTCAACCGCTGGTACGATCACTTTGCGGCCAATGGTTATGTGCGGATCGACGATGCTTTTTTCGATACGACAAAACAACTAACCTATCATTGTGCTGTCATTGTCAAGTGTGCGAATCCGCATCTGAGGGAAATTAGTCTCGCTTTTATTGATCTAATGGCCGATTACAATGCCGACAAGTAATAAGCCGACTGGCTTTTTCTGTCACATATCCTATTCTACCGCGAATCTTACAAGCCATTGTGCCACTGTTGCACCGCTTAGATTAAAGACCAGATTCGGGAATAAGCCCAAAATTAACGCCATCAGGCCCAGCGGAATAAGCAGGAGTTTTTCGCGTGCAGTCAGGTCGGTCAGCACGGTTGACATACCCTGCTGGCCCTCAAAGGGACGCACCCAGGTCTGACCAAAGAACATACGCTGGAGTGTCCAGAGAAAATATGCAGCGGCCAGTAAAATACCAGTGGTCGCAACAGCGGTAAGCCAGCCAGGTAACCACTCAGACTGGAAGCTGCCCATCAGCGTAAACAGTTCACCGACAAATCCCGAAAATCCCGGCAAACCCAGCGATCCGAAAAAAGCCACTGCCGTCAGGGTCGTGTACTGCGGCATAGGCTGCATCAGCCCCCGGTACGAATCGATCCGGCGATCGTGGGTACGGTCATATAAAACGCCTGCGATCAGAAAGAGCATAGCCGATAAAATTCCGTGGCTCACCATCTGATAAATAGCACCATTAATGCCTTCAGCCGTTAACGAGGCCACACCCAGCAATACAAATCCCATGTGCGACACCGATGAGTAAGCAATTAACTTCTTGACATCGGTCTGTGCCAGCGCATTTAATCCACCATAGACGATTGATAGCGTACCCAACATGGCGAGTGTCTGCGCATATTCAGCCGCCCCATCGGGAAAGAAATTCCAGGCAATACGCAGGAAACCATAACCGCCTATTTTAAGCAAGACCCCAGCCAGCACAACCGATACGGGCGTAGGAGCTTCTACGTGGGCATCCGGTAACCACGTATGCAGAGGAACGATAGGCAATTTGATCGCAAAACCGATAAACACCGCCCAGAATGCCAGCATACGGGCCGGAATTCCCATCACGATTGGCTCAGAAGTCGGATTTAGAAACGCGTCTGGCAGATAATTGCCCCCATCGGCCAGAAAACGCATATCGAATGTATGGACGATCTGGCCCGGATTCAATTGGCCATTCTGGAGATAGGTCTGAATCATCCGGATGGTATCATCAGTAACGGTCAATGAATCAGGAATCAGCCCGGCGGCAACTGCTGTACTAATAGGGTCCATAACCGACAGATACAGGCCGATCATGACCAGTAAGATCAACAATGACCCGAGCAGTGTATAGAGGAAAAACTTGATGGATGCATACTCCCGGCGCGGTCCGCCCCACAGGCCAATGAGAAAATACATCGGCAGGAGCATAAATTCGAAAAACAGGAAAAACAGGAAGAAATCAAGCGACACAAAACAGCCCATGATGGTGCCGGTCAGCAATAGATAGAGCGAATAATAGGCTCTCAGGCGGTTCGTCATGTTCCAGGATGCCACCACACCAATAACCATAACCACTGCCGACAGAATAACTAATGGCAGGCTAAATCCATCGACACCAACCAAGTAGTCGATGGATGCAATACCTAAGTTGCCAAGCGGCAGGGTAATCCAGTCCGCTTTTTCCAGTAATTGATAGCCCGCTATCGTTGTGTCGAAAAGCGAATAAGCAAAGCCCGCCAGCACCAGATTAGCCAGTGTAACGATCAGGGCAATCAACCGAAATTGTGTTCGTTGACTCTCGGGCAGCAATGCGACCAGTAAAGACCCAACCAACGGCAGAAAAATAAGTAACGAAAGAACCATACGTAGCGCGGATTCGAATCCGCAGTCATTGACCTAAATCGCGGGTTTTCACCCGTGTTACAAAATCCACCAAAGCAACACCAGCAGGCCCACTACAGCTGCCGTAATGTACGACTGCACACGACCGTTCTGAACGGAACGGGTTAATCGTCCGGCCTGACCGGCCAACCAGGCAGCACCGTTCACAAAGCCATCTACCCCAAAACGATCAACAACATGCGTAATTTGTGCCAGAACCACCGTTGTTACGCCCGCACCGTTCACGACCCCATCGACCACGCGCTGATCGGTGCGGTTGAGAAGCAGGGCCAGTTTGTGTATTGGCCTAATAACGAAGTATTGGTAAACCGTATCTAAAAAGCCATACTTAAGCGAAAGACGCACATAGCTTCGGGTATAACTGGGTTCACGCATCTGAAAGCCAAACCAGCCGCCTGCCAGTACAAGACCGATGGAAACCGGAGCCAGCCACCAACTGGCCACTTCTTCTGCTACGGGCACTAACCGGAAAAACCAGCTCGAATGCCCCGATAACGGATTTATGGCAAACCAGAACCATACTGACAACACTGCCAGAATCACCACTGGCCCCCGCATGAGCCAGTCTGGTTCATGAACGTGTGCCATTGGCTCGGACTTGTTCTGGTATTCGCCGAAAAAAATCAGTCGCCACTGGCGAGCCATATACAAGGAGGTCAAACCAGAAGATCCTACCAAAAGTACCGGCACCAGATAAGCCAGCCCATTGGTCTGTACACCAGCCCACCAAAAAGCCCCGCCCAGGATAGCCTCTTTCGATAAAAATCCGGCAAAGAAAGGCAATCCAGCCAGAGCGGCCGCACAAACCGTGTAGGCAATGAATGTTGTTGGAATTGCCTTCCGCAAGCCACCCATCTGACGCATATCCTGCGTGTTGACTGCGTGAATCACAGCGCCAGCGCTCAGGAATAAACCGGCTTTAAAAAACGCATGAGTCAGCAAGTGGAACATGGCTCCTCCAACATTGTCGGTACCCATACCAGCAACCATCAGCCCCAGCTGCGAGACCGTCGAGAAGGCCAGTACTTTTTTGATGTCGGTTTGAAAAACAGCTGAATAGCCACCCCAAATGGTTGTTAGGGTGCCAATGAATGCAATGACGACCAGAGCATCCGGTGACAGCAGCGGATGAATTCGGGCCAGCAGAAAAATACCAGCCGCAACCATCGTGGCAGCATGCAATAGAGCCGATACGGGTGTCGGTCCTTCCATGGCATCGGGCAACCAGGTCAATAGCGGGAATTGGGCCGATTTTCCAACACAACCCATAAACAGGCATAAACCGATAGCTGTTGGTGGAATGGCCTGAATACCATTGGCCAGTAAAGCATTAAATTCAAGCGTATCGAAGTAATAGTACGTCAGGAAAATACCGAGCAAAAAACCGATGTCGCCAACACGGTTCATCAAAAAAGCCTTTTTAGCCGCTTTTGATGCGGCAGGGCGCTCGGCATAAAAGCCAATCAGCAGGTAAGAAGCCAGACCAACCAGTTCCCAGAAGGCATACATTACCAGGAGGTTACCGGACAGGACAATTCCCAGCATAGCCCCGACAAATAATTGCAGGTAAGCGAAATAGCGGGATAACTTCGGTTCATCGTGCAGGTAGGAGAGCGAATAAATCTGGACGAGTAAAGCCACAAAATGGACTAATACGAGCATAATCCCAGTGAGCACATCCAGCCGGAAACTAACACCAAACGATACGCCTGACACCGTTGCCCAGTCGGTTCGGATCGTAACAGCCTGTTCGGGCATTGTTGCCGCCAGGAACACCGACACTACCAGGCCAACCCCTGTCGACAGAATTGCCAGCTTACCCGAAACCAGTCGGCTTAGGCCCGTCAATGCCAGAAATCCGGCGAAGGGGAGCCCCAGTAAGGCAATCATCAGCAGGGAAATTAGTTGGGGAGCGTCGTCAGGCATTCGTTATTGGTCAGAATTGGCCGCAAATATCCCCATTATACTGTGGGGAAGCAAATTACTATCCCTGTAAACCATATTAGCTTTTTAGGCATATTTGTAAAAAAAAAGCCATACCTACCTTATTATGACTACTGCCCAAACCATTAACCTTCCCTGGGTTGAATCGCCTTTTTTCAACAGAGAATTACAACAAGTCAATCTTGACCCTGTACTTGCCGAACAGATTCGCCGGTATGCCGAAGACGGGTATCTGATTTTTGATCCGGAAATTGAGGAATCGGTGCTCGATGACGCCCGCCGGGAAGTTGAACCGCTCTACGGCAACGAACTTCGGAAACAGGATGCCTGGAAGACGGTTTCGGCCGTTCGAACCATTGCTACGGCACCTAAAATTATGGAGATGCTCCGCGTA
This window harbors:
- a CDS encoding NADH-quinone oxidoreductase subunit 5 family protein; this translates as MPDDAPQLISLLMIALLGLPFAGFLALTGLSRLVSGKLAILSTGVGLVVSVFLAATMPEQAVTIRTDWATVSGVSFGVSFRLDVLTGIMLVLVHFVALLVQIYSLSYLHDEPKLSRYFAYLQLFVGAMLGIVLSGNLLVMYAFWELVGLASYLLIGFYAERPAASKAAKKAFLMNRVGDIGFLLGIFLTYYYFDTLEFNALLANGIQAIPPTAIGLCLFMGCVGKSAQFPLLTWLPDAMEGPTPVSALLHAATMVAAGIFLLARIHPLLSPDALVVIAFIGTLTTIWGGYSAVFQTDIKKVLAFSTVSQLGLMVAGMGTDNVGGAMFHLLTHAFFKAGLFLSAGAVIHAVNTQDMRQMGGLRKAIPTTFIAYTVCAAALAGLPFFAGFLSKEAILGGAFWWAGVQTNGLAYLVPVLLVGSSGLTSLYMARQWRLIFFGEYQNKSEPMAHVHEPDWLMRGPVVILAVLSVWFWFAINPLSGHSSWFFRLVPVAEEVASWWLAPVSIGLVLAGGWFGFQMREPSYTRSYVRLSLKYGFLDTVYQYFVIRPIHKLALLLNRTDQRVVDGVVNGAGVTTVVLAQITHVVDRFGVDGFVNGAAWLAGQAGRLTRSVQNGRVQSYITAAVVGLLVLLWWIL
- a CDS encoding RNA polymerase sigma factor, translated to MSNASNIPALPELLAGCLRNHRRSQELLYRQFYGYAMSVCLRYAPTREGALEVLNDGFLKVFTRLDQYEPTQPFKGWLRRILINTAVDHYRQEVRHFYHEDVDQADQIAVTDSSDAYSQLAHEELMSLIQRLSPAYRLVFNLYVIDGFTHDEIAAQLGISVGASKSNLARARENLRQLLKHFNYDEYARANR
- the gldG gene encoding gliding motility-associated ABC transporter substrate-binding protein GldG; translated protein: MKSASLRTLLSIAALVAINTLSAFVFFRLDLTQEKRYTLSTATQTLLANLPDDVHVDVYLTGDLPPAFKRLENAVRETLDEFQAEAAKKITYRFIDPDGMISVEEKNKLIDKLQQRGLLPTNLVANEGGKRTEKLVFPGVVVSYKGKEAGVLLLKGNKTASKEEQLNQSYEGVEFQLATAIRKLTQTEGNRRSVGLLYGHTQVPPSRFADLLASVQENYDLFFIDMTKPGPIAGLDAVLVPKPDRPFSEDEIFKLDQFVVKGGRALFFVDGQRVDSVNNEGTYAQPINLGLDDLFFRWGVRVNRDVVKDFYCAPIPLNVGNIGDKPNVQLVPWRFYPLLNNFGTSGNPIVRNLDAVLGRFISTLDTVQSAGIQKIPLLLTSQYTKILKAPALISYNEARQQPDPKTYNDGVRIIGCLLEGKFQSLFTNRILPGDARANGFQAVGVPSRVLVCSDGDMIVNDVDFKRNAPYPLGFDRFTRNTFANKDFVLNAIDYLVDPNGVIAARAHTVMLRPLDKIRVNANRTGWQALNLLGPLALVGLVGAVWQVARKRKYGR
- a CDS encoding DUF6169 family protein gives rise to the protein MLVIKVADNPTNRRPPLDSLIAPTVAAIINDFYQKSSLTITIFICDTADRKHEARWRKFNRWYDHFAANGYVRIDDAFFDTTKQLTYHCAVIVKCANPHLREISLAFIDLMADYNADK
- a CDS encoding complex I subunit 4 family protein — protein: MVLSLLIFLPLVGSLLVALLPESQRTQFRLIALIVTLANLVLAGFAYSLFDTTIAGYQLLEKADWITLPLGNLGIASIDYLVGVDGFSLPLVILSAVVMVIGVVASWNMTNRLRAYYSLYLLLTGTIMGCFVSLDFFLFFLFFEFMLLPMYFLIGLWGGPRREYASIKFFLYTLLGSLLILLVMIGLYLSVMDPISTAVAAGLIPDSLTVTDDTIRMIQTYLQNGQLNPGQIVHTFDMRFLADGGNYLPDAFLNPTSEPIVMGIPARMLAFWAVFIGFAIKLPIVPLHTWLPDAHVEAPTPVSVVLAGVLLKIGGYGFLRIAWNFFPDGAAEYAQTLAMLGTLSIVYGGLNALAQTDVKKLIAYSSVSHMGFVLLGVASLTAEGINGAIYQMVSHGILSAMLFLIAGVLYDRTHDRRIDSYRGLMQPMPQYTTLTAVAFFGSLGLPGFSGFVGELFTLMGSFQSEWLPGWLTAVATTGILLAAAYFLWTLQRMFFGQTWVRPFEGQQGMSTVLTDLTAREKLLLIPLGLMALILGLFPNLVFNLSGATVAQWLVRFAVE